In the genome of Amphiura filiformis chromosome 4, Afil_fr2py, whole genome shotgun sequence, one region contains:
- the LOC140150714 gene encoding neuromedin-U receptor 2-like has protein sequence MDTSTTSLDSCDDGILNYTYLEDAERALDEYRWSGADAFITKVILPIVVSIGVLGNLAFLFTVARVSRMRTVTNYYLVNLAVADMLFLLITMSAQIHKYRRAQLRGSVPYTSEVGCWGAIFPIFLSYFTSVLLVTFVSLERYYSICKPVEHRLLHGKAHTLKLIVVAWIVGIVLAILSTPRFGKLKQECILWPNEEEYKDLPTRYQQCFMINIGLSLLSEIIQFALFCIALTISCITYFNLIKTLSKNTLVVSEQQAQRNQQVRNQVARILIIIGVIFFCCQIPSRVINLHKFVRIVRGTHEPSYGIIFEISFGLLLLNSATNPFVYGFGSRLYREAFYKAFGVSTCRRRKTTERPVSSGDLSRRSGDLSRRSQSTKVSTNV, from the coding sequence ATGGATACATCAACAACATCATTAGACAGCTGTGATGACGGTATTCTCAATTATACATACCTAGAAGACGCTGAGAGAGCTCTTGATGAGTATCGATGGAGTGGAGCAGACGCCTTTATCACCAAAGTCATTCTTCCAATCGTCGTCAGTATTGGTGTTCTTGGCAATCTTGCCTTTTTGTTTACAGTGGCCCGTGTCAGCCGAATGCGAACTGTAACCAACTATTACCTAGTAAATTTAGCGGTGGCAGATATGCTCTTCTTACTAATAACAATGAGTGCTCAAATCCACAAGTATCGTCGAGCGCAATTAAGAGGGAGTGTGCCGTATACATCCGAGGTGGGTTGCTGGGGTGCTATCTTCCCAATATTTCTCAGCTATTTTACGTCTGTTTTATTGGTGACATTTGTTTCTCTCGAACGCTACTACAGTATATGCAAACCGGTTGAACACAGATTACTTCACGGTAAGGCGCATACTCTAAAACTAATCGTCGTGGCGTGGATTGTTGGCATTGTTTTAGCAATTTTAAGCACGCCGCGATTTGGCAAATTAAAGCAGGAGTGTATACTCTGGCCTAATGAAGAAGAATACAAAGATCTTCCAACAAGGTATCAGCAGTGTTTCATGATCAATATTGGACTCAGTTTACTTTCTGAAATAATCCAATtcgctttattttgtattgcgTTAACAATCAGCTGTATAACGTACTTTAACCTTATAAAGACTTTAAGCAAGAATACTCTAGTTGTATCAGAGCAGCAAGCACAACGCAACCAGCAAGTTCGGAACCAAGTGGCCCGAATCCTTATCATTATTGGTGTGATTTTCTTTTGCTGTCAGATTCCTTCCCGTGTCATCAACCTGCACAAATTTGTACGTATCGTAAGAGGAACCCACGAACCAAGCTACGGGATTATATTTGAAATTAGTTTCGGTTTGttgctgttgaattctgctacCAATCCTTTTGTGTATGGATTTGGTAGTCGCCTTTATCGGGAAGCATTTTATAAGGCATTTGGTGTCTCTACTTGCAGGAGGAGGAAGACTACGGAAAGACCGGTATCAAGTGGTGACTTGTCACGCAGAAGTGGTGACTTGTCACGCAGAAGTCAAAGTACCAAAGTTTCTACAAATGTGTAA